The Shewanella sp. NFH-SH190041 genome has a window encoding:
- a CDS encoding SMI1/KNR4 family protein has translation MKRVVHFGVECASYSIKKIKQLIIDRKLANESEIQGVDLSDIDFLESKFCIHIPDFYKEFLITLGRCGGVLARKQIFLFQDLMYIKTLFDEMLNDDEIDLTLPPASLLVFNFESTFDYIICNVNKKDPVVYRIDLHTDSGISQTKLYDNFSDYLHNLVMTTGVKTLPSAFHVNKDGKIISDN, from the coding sequence ATGAAGCGAGTGGTGCACTTCGGGGTTGAATGCGCGTCTTATTCTATAAAAAAAATTAAACAACTTATAATTGATAGAAAACTTGCTAATGAATCGGAAATACAAGGGGTTGATCTTTCTGACATTGATTTTTTAGAATCTAAGTTTTGTATTCATATTCCAGATTTTTATAAAGAATTTTTGATCACATTAGGGCGCTGCGGTGGTGTTTTAGCTCGTAAACAAATATTTTTATTTCAAGACCTAATGTACATAAAAACACTGTTTGATGAAATGCTAAATGACGATGAAATAGACTTAACACTTCCCCCTGCATCATTATTAGTTTTTAATTTTGAGTCAACTTTTGACTATATTATTTGCAATGTTAATAAGAAAGATCCCGTTGTATATCGTATAGACTTACATACAGATTCAGGCATTTCACAAACCAAACTATATGATAATTTTTCTGATTATCTACATAACCTTGTCATGACAACTGGAGTTAAGACTCTTCCATCAGCATTCCATGTGAATAAAGATGGGAAAATTATATCCGACAACTAA
- a CDS encoding IS30 family transposase translates to MSYKQLIEGQRYQIEAYLREGFSYRAIGKRLKVSHSTVSREVRRNRIRDNHYLPEVAQAKTVKRRCQAAKNRVSVTTVTFVEFGLKQKWSPEQIAGVGQLIGYPVSHAWIYGFVQQDKQRGGKLYKALRRGHRKYRKGCRAKRVIIPNRIGIEHRPAVVDEKARLGDWEADTVLGKQGTGAIVSLVERKSKLYLIRKVPAKSAADVSRAMIGMLWRYRSHVHTITADNGSEFCDHQKVAQALKVDIYFANPYSSWERGLNENFNGLLRQYIRKGTDLRTVTDKQIADIERALNSRPRKCLGFKQPAVVFDELRKAA, encoded by the coding sequence TGATCGAAGGGCAACGATACCAGATCGAAGCCTACCTACGCGAGGGCTTCAGCTATCGAGCAATCGGCAAACGCTTAAAAGTGAGCCACAGCACGGTGAGTAGAGAGGTTCGTCGTAACCGTATTCGTGACAATCATTATTTGCCTGAAGTTGCACAGGCCAAGACAGTTAAGCGCCGCTGCCAGGCTGCCAAAAATCGAGTGTCTGTAACGACCGTCACTTTCGTTGAGTTCGGACTGAAGCAAAAGTGGAGTCCAGAACAAATCGCGGGCGTAGGTCAACTTATCGGTTACCCTGTCAGTCATGCATGGATTTATGGCTTTGTTCAGCAGGACAAGCAGCGTGGCGGAAAGCTCTATAAAGCGCTGAGACGCGGTCATCGTAAATACCGCAAAGGCTGTCGTGCGAAACGGGTTATCATTCCAAATCGCATAGGTATTGAACACCGGCCGGCAGTTGTCGACGAAAAAGCACGATTAGGTGATTGGGAAGCCGATACGGTGTTGGGAAAACAAGGCACTGGCGCTATAGTCAGTTTGGTTGAACGCAAAAGCAAACTGTATCTAATCCGTAAAGTGCCCGCCAAAAGCGCAGCCGATGTGAGCCGAGCCATGATAGGCATGCTTTGGCGGTATCGCAGTCACGTTCACACTATCACAGCGGACAATGGCAGCGAGTTCTGTGACCATCAAAAGGTTGCACAAGCACTGAAGGTAGATATCTATTTCGCCAACCCATACTCATCATGGGAACGTGGGTTGAATGAGAATTTCAATGGTCTGTTGCGGCAGTATATCCGCAAGGGAACTGATTTACGCACGGTAACGGATAAGCAAATTGCTGACATCGAACGAGCACTTAACTCACGTCCGAGAAAGTGCCTTGGTTTCAAACAGCCTGCTGTAGTATTCGATGAATTACGAAAAGCAGCTTAA